In Leptospiraceae bacterium, one DNA window encodes the following:
- a CDS encoding cache domain-containing protein: MKIREKLLIGNSIFLILVLISGSILYFSIKNIVQTYIDSSMENITNNTVSLVRTVITSSVRNHLRTVATRGKNIAEYYYSEYKKGNLSEKEAYNKVKDIFLRSNFAKIGETGYVAGVSSKGILTIHPKAEGTDASKADFMKKATAMKTGYLEYPWKNPGEESERLKAAGLEYFEPWDLIVWASSYKSEFNHFIEPSDFREEILSIKFQKSGYMYILDKNGKVIVHPFIEGQETYDSKDSKGIYFIREMLKKKNGKIIYDWKNPNENERREKIAYFKYIPEIDWLIATSIYTDEINESLTIIKTIILSTLLLTSIILVIVSIKLSSFLSQPIQNLMSSINSLKQGKLNTIVKIETKDEIGELAQNFNEMTATISKANSELKELNENLESKVEERTFQLEKAKNEIEKINEITKNINSESKLNNIFDLIFQYFDNEFSIDGTIVMLKDEEKNVLYTFNTTMPKVDKNMIEYSRKLILPLNEKEGGLLYKIFVRKKAFYMSEVDKNNIPNDIPGEMIRTLNYDCFHAIPLVIQNNPFGLMLLTSYSRKIKFAKEEIRRIENFSRHITGAIYNSLLLKKTDEAKNETENQKYETEALNKLLKSLNEDLDFSVVMKKVHSYIKSNYNINYYGLAIVDKDKESLVSIDNQMPDFVTDSDRKKSENYTTKIKNVKGAHALAFKAKRPFYAPKIRKSGMTPEELFNQEMTKMESILIIPLVLQNEPIGFLDLYNTGKMELSKDDINKLSILGEHLAGIIYSSKLFQEVNLERQKSDQLLLNILPEEVAVELKQKGQVEPNYFENATILFTDFKGFTQIAEILTPRELIKELDGCFSQFDNITERYNLEKLKTIGDSYMCAGGLPKSNKTHAIDACLASLEIRAFMNQMKDIKKSLGLPFWELRIGIHSGPVIAGVVGEKKFNYDVWGDTVNMASRMESSGATGEINISSTTHNLVNHYFECRFRGEVEAKNKGKVQMYYLDRIRPEYSQDSEGLIPNDKFKEKIKSLY, translated from the coding sequence ATGAAAATCAGAGAAAAACTACTCATCGGCAATTCAATTTTTTTAATACTTGTTTTAATCAGTGGAAGTATCCTATACTTCTCGATAAAAAATATAGTTCAAACCTATATAGATTCCTCAATGGAAAATATTACAAACAACACTGTAAGCCTTGTAAGAACAGTGATTACAAGCTCTGTAAGAAATCATCTTAGGACGGTTGCGACCAGAGGAAAAAATATCGCAGAGTATTATTACAGCGAATATAAAAAAGGGAACCTATCTGAAAAAGAAGCATACAATAAGGTCAAAGATATTTTCTTGCGGTCCAACTTTGCAAAAATTGGAGAGACAGGTTATGTAGCCGGAGTTTCAAGTAAGGGAATTTTAACCATCCACCCGAAGGCAGAAGGAACAGATGCGAGTAAAGCTGATTTTATGAAAAAGGCAACTGCCATGAAGACAGGATACTTAGAATACCCTTGGAAAAATCCGGGTGAAGAAAGCGAGAGGCTAAAAGCCGCAGGTTTAGAATATTTCGAGCCTTGGGATTTAATCGTATGGGCATCTTCGTATAAGTCAGAATTCAACCATTTTATAGAGCCTTCAGATTTTAGAGAAGAAATTTTATCTATCAAATTTCAAAAAAGCGGGTACATGTATATTTTAGACAAGAACGGAAAAGTAATAGTTCACCCATTCATAGAAGGTCAAGAAACTTACGACTCCAAAGACTCCAAAGGAATTTATTTTATCAGAGAAATGCTAAAAAAGAAAAATGGAAAAATTATTTATGACTGGAAAAATCCAAACGAAAATGAAAGAAGAGAAAAAATCGCCTACTTCAAATACATCCCTGAAATAGATTGGCTTATTGCCACGTCCATTTACACGGATGAAATCAATGAAAGCCTGACTATTATTAAAACAATTATTTTATCTACACTTTTATTGACCTCGATTATTTTAGTAATTGTTTCTATTAAGCTAAGCTCATTCCTATCCCAGCCTATTCAAAATTTAATGAGCTCCATAAATTCTCTAAAACAAGGAAAATTAAATACGATTGTAAAAATTGAAACTAAGGATGAAATCGGTGAGCTTGCTCAAAACTTCAATGAAATGACCGCCACTATTTCTAAAGCTAATAGCGAACTGAAAGAGTTGAATGAAAACTTAGAATCAAAGGTAGAAGAAAGGACTTTTCAATTAGAAAAAGCAAAAAATGAAATCGAAAAAATCAACGAAATTACAAAAAATATTAATTCAGAATCCAAGCTAAACAACATATTCGATTTAATTTTTCAATATTTTGACAATGAGTTTTCGATTGATGGAACTATTGTAATGCTAAAAGACGAAGAAAAAAATGTACTATATACATTCAATACAACCATGCCTAAGGTTGATAAAAATATGATTGAATATTCTCGAAAATTGATTCTTCCTTTGAATGAAAAAGAAGGTGGGTTGCTATACAAAATCTTTGTCCGAAAAAAAGCATTTTATATGTCCGAAGTAGATAAAAATAATATTCCAAATGACATACCGGGAGAAATGATTCGGACTCTAAATTACGATTGTTTTCATGCGATTCCCTTAGTAATTCAAAACAATCCTTTCGGGTTGATGCTTTTGACATCCTATTCCAGAAAAATAAAATTCGCTAAAGAAGAAATTCGTAGAATTGAAAATTTCAGCAGGCATATCACCGGTGCAATTTACAACTCACTATTATTGAAAAAAACAGACGAAGCAAAAAATGAAACTGAAAATCAAAAATACGAAACAGAAGCTCTAAATAAATTACTGAAGAGCTTAAACGAAGACTTAGATTTTTCTGTAGTTATGAAAAAAGTTCACTCTTATATCAAGTCAAACTACAATATCAATTATTACGGTTTAGCGATTGTTGACAAAGATAAAGAAAGCCTTGTTTCAATCGACAATCAAATGCCGGATTTTGTAACAGATTCTGACCGAAAAAAAAGCGAGAACTATACTACAAAAATCAAAAATGTGAAAGGAGCACACGCACTTGCTTTTAAAGCAAAAAGACCTTTCTATGCTCCCAAAATCAGAAAATCAGGAATGACACCGGAAGAGCTTTTCAACCAAGAAATGACAAAAATGGAATCTATACTAATCATTCCACTTGTACTCCAAAATGAACCAATAGGATTTTTAGATTTGTACAATACCGGTAAAATGGAATTATCCAAAGACGATATAAATAAACTTTCCATACTTGGGGAACATCTCGCGGGTATCATTTACAGCTCTAAACTATTTCAAGAAGTCAATTTAGAAAGGCAAAAATCGGATCAACTTCTTTTAAATATTTTGCCTGAAGAAGTTGCGGTGGAATTAAAACAAAAGGGACAAGTAGAGCCGAACTATTTTGAAAATGCGACTATTTTATTTACAGACTTCAAAGGATTCACTCAAATTGCAGAAATTCTAACTCCGAGAGAGTTAATCAAAGAATTGGATGGTTGCTTTTCACAATTTGACAATATTACAGAAAGATACAATTTAGAAAAACTTAAAACAATCGGTGACAGCTACATGTGCGCAGGTGGTTTACCAAAATCGAATAAGACTCATGCAATAGATGCTTGTCTTGCTTCTTTAGAGATTCGAGCATTTATGAATCAGATGAAAGATATTAAAAAATCCTTAGGGCTTCCGTTTTGGGAATTGCGAATAGGAATTCATTCGGGACCGGTGATCGCAGGAGTGGTTGGAGAAAAAAAATTCAATTACGATGTTTGGGGAGATACAGTCAATATGGCGAGTAGAATGGAGTCGAGCGGGGCGACCGGGGAAATCAATATTTCTTCTACCACACACAACTTAGTGAATCATTATTTTGAGTGCAGATTCCGAGGAGAGGTAGAAGCAAAAAATAAAGGCAAAGTGCAAATGTATTATTTAGACAGAATTCGACCTGAGTATTCCCAAGATAGTGAGGGTCTTATTCCAAACGACAAGTTCAAAGAAAAAATCAAAAGTCTATACTAA
- a CDS encoding P-II family nitrogen regulator, with amino-acid sequence MKLIIAIIQPNKLEEVKAELTKNEIFRLTVSEVRGYGQQKGRTAVFRGHEYDINLLPKVRLEIAVNDAFVKPTVDAILKSAKTGEGKIGDGKIFILPIEEVIRIRTGEKGSTAI; translated from the coding sequence ATGAAATTAATCATAGCGATCATTCAACCAAATAAATTGGAAGAAGTAAAAGCAGAGTTAACGAAGAATGAAATCTTTAGACTGACTGTGAGTGAAGTACGAGGTTATGGTCAGCAAAAAGGAAGAACAGCAGTTTTCAGAGGTCACGAGTACGATATAAATTTGTTGCCAAAAGTCCGTTTAGAAATTGCCGTAAACGATGCATTTGTAAAGCCGACAGTGGATGCAATTTTGAAGTCGGCAAAAACAGGGGAGGGTAAGATCGGAGACGGGAAAATATTTATATTGCCGATAGAAGAAGTGATTCGCATAAGGACTGGAGAAAAAGGCTCTACTGCGATTTAG
- a CDS encoding ammonium transporter has translation MKWKNRFILIWVVFLGVLPNLVFGQDTIEQAVVPAIPSLDKGDTAWLIISSAMVFFMIPGLALFYGGIVRSKNVLSTMMHSFIAILVISIQWAIFGYSFAFSGSSPYHGDFQMLLLGQINENTLEGTIPKYVHFLFQGMFAIITPALISGAIAERVKLSGYIVFIFLWATFVYDPVAHWVWASEGFLFKKGALDFAGGTVVHLISGVAGLATALVIGRRKGELKSIANPNNMTYTLIGAGLLWFGWFGFNGGSGLVLNGIAARAFVVTLIAPAAAGISWLAVEYFHTKKATALGAASGIVAGLVVITPASGYVGVGSSLIMGFMVSPLCYGAILLKGKWKYDDALDAFGIHGVGGAFGAILTGVFAISLATGVKSVFEQVYLQIFSVIVTGLYSFVLSYILAFAIEKTIGFRIEETKEINGLDEEIHGEKGYSI, from the coding sequence ATGAAGTGGAAAAATCGTTTTATTTTGATTTGGGTCGTATTTTTAGGGGTTTTGCCGAACTTAGTGTTTGGGCAAGATACAATTGAACAAGCAGTAGTTCCAGCTATTCCAAGTTTAGATAAGGGAGATACAGCCTGGTTGATTATTTCTTCAGCAATGGTCTTCTTTATGATCCCTGGTTTAGCTTTATTTTATGGAGGAATTGTACGATCTAAGAACGTACTATCTACCATGATGCATAGTTTTATAGCAATTCTTGTAATTTCTATACAATGGGCGATATTTGGTTATAGTTTTGCTTTTTCTGGGTCGTCCCCTTATCACGGCGATTTTCAGATGCTTCTATTGGGGCAAATAAACGAAAACACTCTAGAGGGTACGATTCCAAAATATGTTCACTTTTTGTTTCAGGGAATGTTCGCTATAATCACCCCTGCACTAATTTCCGGTGCAATTGCAGAGAGGGTCAAGCTATCTGGGTACATAGTTTTTATTTTTCTTTGGGCGACTTTTGTTTATGATCCTGTGGCTCACTGGGTTTGGGCATCGGAAGGATTTTTGTTTAAGAAAGGAGCTTTGGATTTTGCCGGTGGAACTGTGGTTCATTTAATATCCGGTGTTGCCGGATTAGCCACAGCCTTAGTAATAGGCAGAAGAAAAGGAGAATTAAAATCTATTGCAAACCCAAACAATATGACTTATACTTTAATAGGAGCAGGGCTTCTTTGGTTTGGGTGGTTTGGTTTTAACGGGGGTTCAGGTCTTGTATTGAATGGAATTGCTGCGAGGGCATTTGTGGTCACTTTGATTGCACCGGCTGCAGCGGGTATATCATGGCTTGCAGTAGAGTATTTTCATACTAAAAAAGCAACAGCCTTAGGAGCAGCTTCTGGAATTGTTGCAGGGCTTGTAGTTATTACACCGGCTTCGGGTTATGTAGGTGTGGGTAGTTCCTTGATTATGGGGTTTATGGTTTCTCCCTTGTGCTACGGAGCTATTTTATTGAAAGGGAAATGGAAGTATGACGATGCGTTAGACGCATTCGGGATCCACGGGGTTGGTGGTGCGTTTGGTGCAATTTTAACCGGAGTATTCGCAATCTCTCTGGCTACAGGAGTGAAATCAGTTTTTGAGCAGGTGTATCTCCAGATTTTTAGCGTAATTGTTACCGGGTTGTATTCTTTTGTATTGTCGTATATCTTAGCGTTTGCAATAGAAAAAACTATAGGGTTTAGAATTGAGGAGACAAAGGAAATTAATGGTCTTGACGAAGAGATTCACGGAGAGAAAGGATATAGTATTTAA
- the thiS gene encoding sulfur carrier protein ThiS produces the protein MTVNGKIFDFLSKKIHTIDDLLDHLNLSKNSVAIEKNGSIVDKENWPIEKISSSDSIEIIRFVGGG, from the coding sequence TTGACTGTTAACGGAAAAATTTTCGATTTTTTATCTAAAAAGATACATACTATTGACGATTTATTGGATCACCTCAATCTATCTAAAAATAGCGTAGCCATAGAAAAAAATGGATCTATTGTAGATAAAGAAAATTGGCCAATAGAAAAGATTTCCTCATCCGATTCTATTGAAATAATTCGATTTGTAGGCGGGGGATAA
- a CDS encoding thiamine phosphate synthase, which produces MKNFSKPIGLYPILDLDYCTLNSIEPENLIELWESKSEYIPFFQLRGKSFSEKEYSDKYFYFLKKIKNLPIIINDFWKFAIREKAYGLHLGKEDFETLTRTEKEELFSSNIIKGTSSHSVSDLENLSPQDWDYSGIGPIFPTNTKRSDYPVLGAEFLNSAKLHSKIALAPIGGISENNLESVFFSGNFFPASISAFAKEKRFEKCISIIKKSLVQLERKTENGNYEKNNYF; this is translated from the coding sequence TTGAAAAATTTTTCAAAACCGATTGGACTCTACCCAATTTTAGATTTAGACTATTGCACACTCAATTCTATTGAACCAGAAAACTTAATCGAGTTATGGGAGTCTAAGTCCGAATACATCCCGTTTTTTCAACTTAGAGGCAAATCCTTTTCCGAAAAAGAATACTCCGATAAGTATTTCTATTTTCTAAAAAAAATAAAAAATCTTCCAATCATAATTAATGATTTTTGGAAATTTGCAATCCGTGAAAAGGCTTATGGGCTGCACTTAGGGAAAGAAGACTTTGAAACTTTAACAAGGACAGAAAAAGAAGAATTATTTTCTTCTAACATCATAAAAGGCACATCCTCCCACAGTGTTTCAGACTTAGAAAATCTAAGTCCACAAGATTGGGACTATTCTGGAATTGGACCCATTTTCCCCACAAACACGAAAAGAAGTGATTATCCTGTTCTGGGAGCAGAATTTCTAAATTCGGCTAAATTGCATTCTAAAATTGCACTGGCTCCAATCGGTGGAATCTCTGAAAACAATTTAGAATCGGTATTTTTTTCAGGGAATTTTTTTCCAGCATCCATTAGCGCATTTGCAAAAGAAAAAAGATTTGAAAAATGTATTTCAATAATTAAAAAATCTCTTGTCCAATTAGAAAGAAAAACTGAAAATGGAAATTATGAAAAAAATAACTACTTCTAA
- a CDS encoding aldehyde dehydrogenase family protein, with protein sequence MKKITTSNLKKKSISLKISKTSKISKKKTKEMFTVLNPATLKPIGELPVFSREMVEEKILIAKKEYSTWSKLSLKDRSKIILKFRKILAQSREEMISTICEETGKTRMDALIEVFAECEATTYVAKKGIKYLSNEKRSSGLMQMKSCYVNYHPFGVVGIISPWNYPLILSLNPILNALMAGNTVVIKPSEITPYTTLKVQEFFKRAGLPDGALQVITGKGETGAALVESKNTDMICFTGSTRTGRIIGEACGKMLKPVILELGGKDPMIVFEDADLVRAAKGALWGGFFNSGQTCISVERVYVEKSVFQKFIEIVKNEYNHVRQGLTENFPSVGSMTFDKQVEIVESHYSDAKKKGANLILGGSRKLGHDGLFHEPSVVVNVSHEMKIMKEETFGPEIAIMEFSSEEEAINLANDTNYGLNASVWTKDSKKAKRVAESIKSGSVCINDCLTNYMISDLPFGGFKESGLGRVHGKEGIRAFAQSQSIMKNRWFWIFKKELWWFPYSKRIYNLFSKAVDLLFG encoded by the coding sequence ATGAAAAAAATAACTACTTCTAACCTAAAGAAAAAATCGATTTCTTTAAAAATTTCTAAGACTTCTAAAATTTCTAAAAAGAAAACCAAAGAAATGTTCACCGTACTAAATCCGGCAACACTAAAACCAATCGGGGAGCTGCCTGTATTTAGTCGAGAAATGGTAGAAGAGAAAATTTTAATCGCCAAGAAAGAATACTCCACATGGTCCAAACTTTCTTTAAAAGATAGGTCCAAAATTATCCTTAAATTTCGTAAAATCTTGGCTCAGAGTAGAGAAGAAATGATTTCTACTATTTGCGAAGAAACTGGAAAAACCAGAATGGACGCACTTATAGAAGTATTTGCAGAGTGCGAAGCCACAACCTACGTTGCAAAAAAAGGAATCAAATACTTATCTAATGAAAAAAGATCTTCCGGTCTTATGCAAATGAAAAGCTGTTATGTAAACTATCACCCTTTTGGAGTTGTAGGAATTATTTCCCCTTGGAATTACCCTCTTATCTTAAGTCTAAATCCAATCCTAAATGCACTAATGGCAGGGAACACTGTTGTGATAAAACCCTCAGAGATCACTCCATACACTACTCTAAAAGTACAAGAATTTTTTAAAAGAGCCGGACTCCCAGATGGTGCATTGCAAGTGATTACAGGTAAAGGTGAAACAGGCGCAGCACTCGTTGAATCTAAAAATACAGACATGATCTGCTTCACAGGATCCACAAGAACAGGTAGGATCATAGGTGAGGCTTGCGGAAAAATGTTAAAGCCTGTCATCTTGGAGCTTGGTGGAAAAGACCCAATGATTGTATTTGAAGACGCTGATCTTGTAAGAGCTGCCAAAGGTGCGCTTTGGGGAGGTTTTTTTAATTCGGGACAAACTTGTATTTCTGTAGAAAGAGTCTATGTAGAAAAATCTGTTTTCCAGAAATTTATTGAAATAGTAAAAAATGAATACAATCACGTAAGGCAAGGTCTTACAGAGAATTTCCCAAGCGTGGGGTCTATGACTTTTGATAAACAAGTCGAAATTGTAGAGTCTCACTACTCTGACGCTAAAAAGAAAGGTGCCAATCTAATTCTCGGAGGATCAAGAAAACTCGGACACGATGGACTCTTCCATGAGCCATCTGTAGTTGTAAATGTAAGCCATGAAATGAAAATCATGAAAGAAGAAACTTTCGGACCAGAAATCGCTATTATGGAATTTTCAAGCGAAGAGGAAGCGATAAACTTAGCCAACGACACAAACTATGGACTCAACGCATCAGTCTGGACGAAAGATTCAAAAAAAGCGAAAAGAGTCGCTGAGAGTATAAAATCAGGGTCAGTTTGTATTAATGATTGCCTGACAAATTACATGATCTCTGATCTTCCTTTTGGCGGGTTTAAAGAAAGTGGCCTTGGAAGAGTGCACGGGAAAGAAGGAATTCGTGCATTTGCTCAATCCCAATCTATTATGAAGAATAGATGGTTTTGGATATTTAAAAAAGAACTATGGTGGTTTCCTTACTCTAAAAGAATTTATAACCTATTTTCAAAAGCTGTGGACTTACTCTTTGGATAA
- a CDS encoding tetratricopeptide repeat protein, translating to MEPDNAKFNSAITYSENKEFEEAIKVLTRLLENDPDNVSLHIERGMAYIELEDDHNSIKDLQQAVNLSPENPISHYTLGLAYMTFHLPEKAISEFEDAINLSDDEDEQIIGESLFQLGNVFFNVQDLNRASKFFEEAIAYLPEHIYANCNLGICLTELGEPESALIYFDKILNSNNKVSNALFGRACAYAILTDFESAIRDYLDYLKLVPEDGCVWLYLGNCYMELKDTISAHNAWIKAETLGEMRASIRIKENSI from the coding sequence ATGGAACCTGATAATGCAAAGTTTAATTCAGCCATAACATATTCTGAAAATAAAGAATTTGAAGAAGCTATTAAAGTTTTAACTAGGCTATTGGAGAACGACCCGGATAATGTCTCTTTGCATATTGAAAGAGGAATGGCATACATTGAGTTGGAAGATGATCACAACTCAATAAAAGATTTACAACAAGCAGTAAATTTAAGCCCTGAGAATCCAATATCTCATTATACGCTTGGGCTAGCGTACATGACATTTCATCTTCCTGAAAAAGCGATCTCAGAATTTGAAGATGCAATTAATCTAAGCGATGACGAAGATGAACAAATTATCGGAGAGTCACTATTTCAATTAGGCAATGTTTTTTTTAATGTACAGGACTTAAATAGAGCAAGTAAATTTTTTGAAGAGGCAATAGCCTATCTTCCGGAGCATATTTATGCAAATTGCAATCTTGGAATTTGTCTCACCGAATTGGGAGAGCCTGAATCTGCCTTAATTTATTTTGATAAAATTTTAAACTCAAACAACAAAGTCTCAAATGCGCTGTTTGGAAGAGCTTGTGCTTACGCTATTTTGACAGATTTTGAAAGTGCAATTAGGGATTATTTAGACTATTTAAAATTAGTCCCCGAAGATGGATGTGTATGGTTGTATTTAGGGAATTGTTACATGGAATTAAAAGATACGATCAGTGCACATAACGCATGGATAAAAGCAGAAACGTTAGGCGAAATGCGTGCATCTATAAGAATAAAAGAAAACTCAATATGA
- a CDS encoding lauroyl acyltransferase, producing MKKFSNLILFLTASVFYFPFRILPYRVCLFLGVCIVNFFYPFAKKHKKIAKENLCFAFPTKTEKEISDLVKKHFRHIGILLGSTLFAPRIDKKWVNKYLIYEEKSLELEKKIRAENKSAVIVMGHLGVWEIFVQLVGLRFQGVGMYKKIRNPLVDSMIFKMRSKNKIILYPMEESVSVLKAIKKGYWTAFGPDQNAGKAGIFINFFNRPASTYVGPVMMAYAANSRLLFYSITSLEKGRVLMRMKDIGFIEKEKFETKEKALRFYTEKWVKLLEEEIKLFPEQYFWVHRRWRTKPGDFPDQK from the coding sequence ATGAAAAAATTTTCTAATCTTATATTATTTTTAACTGCAAGTGTATTTTATTTTCCCTTCAGAATTCTTCCCTACAGGGTTTGTTTGTTTCTTGGAGTTTGTATCGTAAACTTTTTTTATCCATTTGCAAAAAAGCATAAAAAGATCGCAAAAGAAAATCTATGTTTTGCTTTTCCGACAAAAACCGAAAAAGAAATCTCTGATCTTGTAAAAAAACACTTCCGTCATATCGGCATTCTTCTCGGTAGTACGTTGTTCGCACCGAGGATAGACAAAAAATGGGTAAATAAGTATTTAATCTATGAAGAGAAATCTCTTGAGCTTGAAAAAAAAATTCGAGCCGAGAATAAATCTGCCGTCATTGTAATGGGTCACCTTGGAGTTTGGGAAATTTTTGTTCAACTTGTTGGGCTTCGTTTTCAAGGAGTGGGAATGTACAAAAAAATCAGAAATCCATTAGTTGACTCTATGATTTTTAAAATGCGTTCCAAAAATAAAATTATTCTGTACCCGATGGAAGAATCCGTGTCTGTACTAAAGGCAATCAAGAAAGGATATTGGACTGCTTTTGGTCCGGATCAAAACGCAGGAAAAGCCGGAATTTTTATTAATTTTTTCAATCGGCCAGCGTCAACTTATGTTGGCCCTGTGATGATGGCTTACGCTGCAAATTCGAGATTACTTTTTTACTCAATTACAAGCCTTGAAAAAGGAAGGGTCTTAATGAGGATGAAAGACATTGGGTTTATCGAAAAAGAGAAATTTGAAACAAAAGAAAAAGCACTTCGGTTTTACACAGAAAAATGGGTGAAGTTATTGGAAGAAGAAATAAAGCTATTCCCCGAACAGTACTTTTGGGTTCACAGAAGGTGGAGAACTAAGCCTGGAGATTTTCCCGATCAAAAATAA
- a CDS encoding adenosine deaminase, which yields MNKYCDLHSHLYGAIDAEILLQIGKENPTPRWDIFIELHEKLFHEKIDPNTFFLKYGDINEFKKLSHFKSRAPFLEFQSKFNLVIALTKFQPEEIKRVCMDVMRKDMSFGASFSEYRIMYSPLETEKGYHEKTITACEGLKEAEGVLEKIQGRLIVSLHRDGDFYTQYKWLKNCMKNSEVVRKYLVGIDFCGVEENFPPKEKKDFFQTVNSDNLIEPQYALSILYHVGESFGDKTPISTVRWIYETSKNGAHRLGHCLALGLDPKIFTGKNFVEKVSERIDELKFEIDNYKEIGKFGSLQPIEKKIVELGNLQNRNLDELVTTLFDSYSEMELKTFQEFAMKKLAENKTVIESCPTSNLRIGRMEKKENHPLKRFIEKGLRVTIGTDDSGIFDTNIQKEYELAESIGVAFTDLEKIREDSFLYLSEKLSGKN from the coding sequence ATGAATAAATATTGTGACTTGCATTCCCATTTATACGGGGCAATTGATGCAGAAATACTTTTGCAAATAGGGAAAGAAAATCCTACTCCTCGTTGGGATATATTTATTGAATTACACGAAAAGCTTTTTCATGAAAAAATCGATCCAAATACTTTTTTTTTGAAATACGGAGATATTAATGAATTTAAAAAATTGTCCCATTTTAAGTCGAGAGCACCTTTTTTAGAGTTTCAATCCAAGTTCAATTTGGTAATTGCTTTGACAAAGTTTCAACCGGAAGAAATTAAAAGAGTCTGTATGGACGTTATGCGAAAAGATATGTCTTTTGGGGCGAGTTTTTCAGAGTATAGAATTATGTATTCTCCATTAGAAACAGAAAAAGGCTACCACGAAAAAACAATTACGGCCTGCGAAGGACTAAAAGAAGCAGAAGGGGTTTTGGAAAAAATCCAAGGAAGACTCATTGTTTCACTACATAGAGACGGGGATTTTTATACACAATACAAATGGCTAAAAAACTGCATGAAAAATAGCGAAGTAGTTAGAAAATATTTGGTCGGTATCGATTTTTGCGGAGTAGAAGAAAATTTTCCTCCAAAAGAAAAAAAAGACTTTTTTCAAACTGTAAATTCTGATAACTTAATAGAACCTCAATACGCCCTTTCTATTCTTTACCATGTAGGGGAAAGTTTTGGGGATAAGACCCCGATTTCTACAGTACGGTGGATTTATGAGACTTCAAAAAATGGAGCTCACAGGCTTGGGCATTGCCTTGCTCTCGGATTAGATCCAAAAATATTTACCGGGAAAAATTTTGTAGAAAAAGTTTCTGAAAGAATAGACGAGCTAAAATTTGAAATAGACAACTATAAAGAAATAGGTAAGTTTGGGAGTTTGCAACCAATTGAAAAAAAAATAGTAGAGTTGGGAAATTTACAAAATAGAAACTTAGACGAATTGGTTACTACCTTATTTGATAGTTATTCAGAAATGGAATTGAAAACCTTTCAGGAATTTGCAATGAAAAAACTTGCGGAAAATAAAACGGTTATTGAGTCTTGTCCGACCTCTAATCTTAGGATAGGCAGGATGGAAAAAAAAGAAAACCACCCGTTAAAAAGATTTATCGAAAAAGGATTAAGGGTAACTATCGGAACAGATGATTCTGGGATTTTCGATACAAATATTCAAAAAGAGTATGAACTGGCAGAGTCCATTGGAGTAGCTTTTACAGACTTAGAAAAAATTAGAGAAGACTCATTTTTATACTTATCTGAAAAACTTTCCGGAAAAAATTGA